One genomic segment of Drosophila melanogaster chromosome 3L includes these proteins:
- the CG8833 gene encoding uncharacterized protein encodes MDEEEHLHRFGTPLPALQKDVVPAKKPVAIEDQIVKDENGKRRFHGAFTGGFSAGFWNTVGSLEGWTPQTFKSSRGERASSKAQLKPEDFMDQEDLGEFGIAPQGIRTRDEFANEDEQKQRSDQRRRKLMQPELGVGAIPGLPVLEQLLRPVRDKVAVRILKSMGWKPGQGVGPRQTRKEKRQATARNSKEQYLMEHYGAEGLPSNKENKGEEDSNNEDEDDEDITFAPDDYEPIFYTPKENRFGMSYSGLNRDPILSKSSSSSAKPMQHINLFGEMEAQANKKQLSIRGQAFGVGAFEEEDEDIYARDDMTRYDFSLADKKPKQKKQQHVQQRHVIDGFSEDNSPAVLQRPYAIDLPRDFQPRNWLQRRSRFAPMDKERAQKLETASEYKRSGLGRHDLNPDQRAQILGEQQQEEKTAEEQPKRNPFKDHSKSLMERINARTEGFTKGGVITENGEEQQTELAKEVKEANAAIQERAALKTKDLPSAMNSSSAFKPFIADEAKQLRYEKFVSSKLTDDKEITEFLARMQPVTLSLWDREMEKKEFIQAAKIYRPLVGLMNDRFVSEANVQAEKVEQQEKPPEERKIVMERTKTMWKPTALLCKRYNIAEPFGGAMLEPEKELKAKAKISVFDYLETSVNTKANFETPSIFPKHIEKSIPEKVETPPSPPPAPQPEAEIQDKPNTKEEPSKHTFVPKTPLEQAVDESRNKPISEKVDLFKSIFEDSDEEETELSEQDKLAILQESFGLPVTSTTSAAAQNVLRNTSPPRGIFASLFSPKIKDAAKEPAPTKFGPIEGSKLKIAYKPRKERLRNDRELAMAEVAPEDIYGPKLPTAPPQKPAAPEIQAEANIDDRLQQLWQQHAPKKRKAEKWVEKKCISGSEDSDASSSNESSSSDSSDDNDKRSKLSKPKKSHKGSSSKKSKKSKLKSKKKSKKSEESKHKAKKKKKKSKH; translated from the exons ATGGACGAGGAGGAGCATTTACACCGATTTGGAACTCCGCTGCCAGCCTTGCAAAAGG ATGTTGTGCCGGCTAAAAAGCCAGTGGCCATCGAGGATCAAATTGTGAAGGACGAAAATGGAAAGCGGAGATTCCATGGAGCCTTCACCGGCGGCTTCAGTGCGGGCTTCTGGAACACGGTTGGCTCACTGGAGGGCTGGACGCCGCAGACCTTTAAAAGTTCGCGGGGCGAGCGGGCGTCGTCAAAGGCTCAGCTGAAACCGGAAGACTTTATGGACCAGGAGGATCTGGGCGAGTTTGGCATCGCACCGCAAGGCATTCGCACGCGTGATGAGTTCGCCAATGAGGACGAGCAGAAGCAACGTTCTGATCAGAGGCGCCGCAAGTTAATGCAGCCTGAGTTGGGTGTCGGGGCCATACCAGGTCTTCCAGTGCTGGAGCAACTTCTACGACCGGTTCGAGATAAAGTGGCCGTGCGAATACTTAAAAGCATGGGCTGGAAACCTGGCCAAGGTGTAGGCCCGCGGCAAACTCGAAAGGAGAAGCGCCAAGCTACGGCCAGAAATTCCAAAGAGCAGTATCTTATGGAACACTACGGCGCGGAGGGACTACCATCTAATAAAGAGAACAAAGGAGAAGAAGATAGCAATAATGAGGACGAAGACGATGAAGATATTACATTTGCTCCGGACGACTACGAGCCGATCTTTTACACACCCAAGGAGAACCGCTTTGGCATGAGCTACTCCGGTCTCAACCGTGATCCCATTCTGTCCAAatcgtcttcttcttctgccaAGCCTATGCAACACATCAATCTATTTGGTGAGATGGAGGCGCAGGCTAACAAAAAGCAACTATCCATACGAGGTCAAGCCTTCGGAGTGGGAGCCTTTGAGGAAGAGGACGAGGATATATATGCCCGCGATGATATGACCCGCTACGATTTCTCCCTGGCGGACAAGAAACCCAAGcaaaaaaagcagcagcatGTCCAACAGCGTCATGTCATCGATGGCTTCAGTGAGGACAACTCGCCGGCAGTGCTGCAGAGGCCTTATGCCATTGATTTACCTAGGGATTTTCAGCCCAGAAACTGGCTGCAGCGACGAAGCCGCTTTGCACCGATGGACAAAGAAAGAGCCCAGAAACTGGAGACAGCCTCAGAGTACAAACGGTCTGGTCTGGGAAGACACGATCTCAATCCGGATCAACGTGCGCAGATCTTAGgcgagcaacaacaagaggAAAAGACTGCGGAAGAGCAGCCAAAACGAAATCCCTTTAAGGATCATAGTAAATCTTTAATGGAACGCATTAATGCCAGAACTGAGGGCTTTACCAAGGGCGGAGTGATAACCGAAAATGGCGAGGAGCAGCAAACTGAACTAGCCAAGGAAGTAAAGGAGGCAAATGCCGCCATACAAGAGAGAGCAGCCCTCAAGACGAAGGACTTGC ctTCTGCTATGAATTCTTCAAGCGCTTTTAAACCTTTTATAGCTGATGAAGCTAAGCAGCTGCGATATGAGAAATTCGTATCATCAAAGCTTACGGATGACAAGGAAATTACGGAGTTCCTGGCGAGAATGCAACCAGTTACACTATCTCTGTGGGATAGGGAGATGGAGAAGAAGGAGTTTATTCAGGCGGCAAAGATATATCGACCATTAGTTGGCCTTATGAATGACAGGTTCGTTTCGGAAGCCAATGTTCAAGCAGAGAAAGTAGAGCAGCAAGAGAAGCCGCCGGAGGAGCGAAAGATCGTGATGGAGAGGACCAAGACCATGTGGAAACCCACCGCACTGCTGTGCAAGCGGTACAATATAGCCGAGCCCTTTGGTGGTGCCATGCTGGAACCAGAAAAGGAACTGAAAGCCAAGGCAAAAATTTCAGTATTTGATTATCTAGAGACATCCGTAAACACTAAAGCAAACTTCGAAACCCCCTCTATTTTTCCCAAGCACATCGAAAAATCAATTCCGGAAAAGGTAGAAACACCACCATCCCCGCCACCAGCTCCTCAACCAGAAGCTGAGATACAGGATAAACCTAATACAAAAGAAGAGCCGTCTAAGCATACTTTCGTGCCGAAAACTCCCCTGGAGCAGGCTGTAGATGAATCCCGCAACAAACCCATCTCAGAGAAAGTGGACCTGTTCAAAAGCATTTTCGAGGACAGCGATGAGGAAGAGACGGAACTATCCGAGCAGGATAAATTAGCTATCCTGCAAGAGTCTTTTGGCTTACCCGTAACATCGACCACCTCAGCTGCCGCCCAAAATGTCCTGAGAAACACTTCGCCACCCAGAGGAATCTTTGCTTCCCTATTTAGTCCTAAGATAAAGGATGCTGCCAAAGAACCAGCACCGACCAAGTTTGGTCCCATCGAGGGAAGCAAACTGAAAATCGCATACAAACCACGAAAGGAGCGACTGAGAAACGATAGGGAGTTGGCAATGGCTGAGGTGGCGCCAGAGGATATTTATGGACCAAAGTTACCGACAGCACCTCCTCAAAAGCCGGCTGCTCCAGAGATTCAGGCAGAGGCGAATATTGACGACAGACTTCAACAGCTTTGGCAGCAGCACGCGCCTAAAAAGCGCAAAGCTgaaaagtgggtggaaaaGAAATGCATATCCGGCAGCGAAGATAGCGATGCTAGTTCTAGCAACGAATCCTCATCATCCGATTCTTCTGATGACAATGACAAGAGATCCAAACTCAGTAAGCCCAAGAAATCGCACAAGGGCTCCAGCTCGAAAAAGTCTAAGAAATCGAAGCTGAAGTCCaagaaaaaatcgaaaaagagCGAAGAATCCAAGCACAaggccaagaagaagaagaagaagagcaaACATTGA
- the Rgl gene encoding Ral guanine nucleotide dissociation stimulator-like, isoform A, with the protein MNFTSRANCKCPHSQKHQQKPALIKSHTCAYQLQDLTGYNRALMPPLDNTDFSNAWRQVNNNTTSQSCAYHQQRQQQQQQQDAKDSKRHYHHHTCPRQRKKSMTPVEPTHLCQKHQEAKQRRSRSASAKPRRNSSYHSYDDLDVSSAVLNAERKVVASLKYLCACTGATLRNLSKKTKDLHAKNYTYTKPTWRLWGEEHEKNAIFTVYLKKVRYHRPTPTASNDSDDEISHLEWETVRVRFVKAATLARLVEALATDDGELESTFINVFLSTYRTFSTPKQVLSLLTQRYDALHEKHLEELEQAQQNGQVMDPAYDPHASIHEQHKKTLVSALHVWLDGFPEDWHEDNLQQILAFATKRLKRSDLHIKVLNRLERLIKQSLYGNGGGSGGSENNGHSWLSAARSQQMQQFMIPTHYGSSYDLTDQFNGMYLSPMGHGPIYRGPTHFLQAFRFPHVPVRHFAEQLTRMDTELFKRLIPHQCLGHTWARRDSGGSETVVATINQFNAVLFRVVSSILIDRLKPQERALNISRWIDIAQELRMLKNFSSLKAIISALNSNSIYRLSKIWEVLPKERMEVFTELANICSEDNNAWTLREVLKREGTAKNPDPGSDHSDRHLQKLILNLGTQTSHGTIPYLGTFLTDLTMIHTANPDYLTENKLINFDKKRKEFEVLAQIKLLQGAANTYNLQADALFDHWFNSMPVFDEREAFELSCRLEPPPPAPRKSVVSTNTSLTNTTASSTASIMGHRKTDSIHSNSSSGAGSQFYCELNSSTSSRHNSLDRDVHHQHASLMSASSSVSNLSLDSSNSGGRQSGKLTHSQSMGNGLKSHGNGTTNGGSPHINAQLVQPSSGTPHSAPDFYIIRVTYETDNIELDGIVLYKSIMLGNNERTPQVIRNAMLKLGLEDDPDRFTLAQVLPDKELVMPKNANVYYAVNTNYNLNFILRPRKEEGVAGS; encoded by the exons atg AATTTCACAAGTCGCGCCAACTGCAAATGCCCGCATAGCCAAAAGCACCAGCAGAAGCCCGCTCTGATCAAGAGTCACACCTGCGCCTATCAGCTGCAGGATCTGACAGGATATAATCGCGCCCTGATGCCTCCGCTGGATAACACGGACTTTAGCAATGCCTGGCGGCAGGTGAACAACAACACCACCAGCCAATCCTGCGCCTACcaccagcagcggcagcagcagcagcagcagcaggatgcAAAGGATTCCAAGAGGCACTATCACCATCACACCTGTCCAAGACAGCGGAAAAAGTCCATGACCCCGGTGGAGCCAACGCATTTGTGTCAAAAGCACCAGGAAGCCAAGCAGCGGCGATCTAGATCCGCATCTGCCAAGCCGCGCAGGAACAGTTCGTATCACTCCTATGACGACTTGGATGTCTCATCCGCGGTACTCAATGCGGAGCGAAAGGTGGTGGCCAGTTTAAAGTATCTATGCGCCTGCACGGGAGCCACTTTGAGGAATCTCTCCAAGAAAACCAAGGATCTGCATGCCAAAAACTATACCTACACGAAG CCCACGTGGCGCCTTTGGGGCGAAGAGCACGAGAAGAATGCAATTTTCACCGTTTACCTGAAGAAAGTGCGATACCACCGACCGACGCCCACAGCCAGCAAT GACTCAGATGATGAGATTTCCCATCTGGAGTGGGAGACTGTACGCGTGCGTTTCGTTAAGGCGGCTACATTGGCTCGATTGGTGGAGGCGTTAGCCACCGACGACGGCGAGCTGGAGTCCACCTTCATCAACGTGTTCCTGTCCACATATCGCACCTTCTCCACACCCAAGCAGGTGCTCAGTCTGCTGACGCAACGGTACGATGCTCTGCATGAGAAGCACCTGGAGGAGTTGGAGCAGGCACAGCAAAATGGACAGGTCATGGATCCCGCCTACGATCCACACGCCTCCATTCACGAGCAGCACAAGAAAACCCTAGTCTCAGCGCTGCACGTCTGGCTGGATGGATTCCCGGAGGATTGGCACGAGGATAACCTGCAACAG ATCTTGGCATTTGCCACCAAGCGGCTGAAACGATCCGATCTGCACATCAAGGTGCTGAATCGTCTGGAACGGCTCATCAAACAGTCTCTCTATGGAAATGGAGGAGGAAGCGGTGGCTCGGAGAACAATGGTCATTCGTGGCTTTCCGCAGCGCGCTCACAACAGATGCAGCAATTCATGATTCCCACTCACTATGGCTCTTCGTATGACCTCACGGATCAGTTCAATGGCATGTACCTCTCGCCAATGGGCCACGGGCCCATCTATCGTGGACCTACCCACTTTCTGCAGGCATTCCGTTTTCCGCATGTGCCCGTCCGGCATTTTGCTGAGCAGTTGACCCGTATGGATACGGAACTCTTTAAGCGACTGATTCCCCACCAGTGCCTCGGACACACGTGGGCACGACGTGATAGTGGAGGATCCGAGACTGTGGTGGCCACCATCAACCAGTTTAATGCAGTGCTCTTCCGGGTGGTGTCCAGTATCCTGATCGATCGCCTGAAACCTCAG GAGCGCGCTCTGAACATTTCACGATGGATTGATATTGCCCAAGAGTTGCGCATGCTCAAAAACTTTAGTTCGCTCAAGGCCATCATTTCGGCTCTAAACTCCAATTCAATATACCGCCTCTCCAAGATCTGGGAAGTGCTGCCTAAAGAAAGG ATGGAAGTCTTTACGGAGCTGGCGAATATTTGCTCGGAGGATAACAATGCTTGGACTCTGCGAGAAGTGTTGAAACGAGAAGGAACGGCCAAAAATCCAGATCCAGGCAGTGATCACAGCGATAGGCATCTGCAGAAGCTTATTCTGAATTTGGGAACACAAACATCGCATGGAACGATACCCTATTTGGGTACATTCCTTACCGACCTGACCATGATCCATACGGCCAATCCGGACTACCTCACCGAGAATAAGCTCATAAACTTCGACAAGAAGCGCAAGGAGTTCGAAGTTCTGGCCCAGATCAAGTTACTTCAGGGAGCAGCTAACACATATAATCTCCAGGCGGATGCGCTCTTTGATCATTGGTTCAACTCAATGCCAGTGTTTGATGAGCGTGAAGCCTTTGAGCTGAGTTGTCGACTGGaaccaccaccgccggcgcCACGGAAATCGGTGGTCAGCACTAACACCTCTTTAACAAACACGACCGCCTCATCGACGGCTTCTATTATGGGCCACCGCAAGACTGACTCCATACACTCGAATTCGAGCAGCGGAGCGGGATCACAGTTCTACTGCGAACTAAACAGTAGTACCAGCTCCAGACATAACTCCTTGGATCGGGATGTCCACCATCAGCACGCCTCCTTGATGTCCGCCTCGAGTAGTGTGTCCAATCTGTCGTTGGACTCCAGTAACTCCGGCGGTCGGCAGTCCGGCAAGCTGACCCACTCTCAGTCTATGGGAAATGGTCTGAAATCTCACGGAAATGGCACTACGAATGGTGGATCGCCCCATATCAATGCTCAGTTGGTGCAACCATCAAGTGGAACCCCTCACTCTGCTCCCGATTTCTATATCATTCGGGTGACCTATGAAACAGACAACATCGAGCTGGATGGGATTGTGCTGTACAAGAGTATTATGCTGGGAAATAACGAGCGCACGCCGCAGGTTATCCGAAATGCGATGCTTAAATTGGGTCTGGAGGATGATCCGGATAGGTTTACTTTGGCGCAGGTCCTACCCGATAAGGAACTGGTGATGCCGAAGAATGCGAATGTCTACTACGCGGTTAACACGAACTACAACCTCAACTTCATCCTAAGACCGCGAAAGGAAGAGGGTGTGGCAGGAAGCTAG
- the Rgl gene encoding Ral guanine nucleotide dissociation stimulator-like, isoform D has translation MSQNVADSLPTWRLWGEEHEKNAIFTVYLKKVRYHRPTPTASNDSDDEISHLEWETVRVRFVKAATLARLVEALATDDGELESTFINVFLSTYRTFSTPKQVLSLLTQRYDALHEKHLEELEQAQQNGQVMDPAYDPHASIHEQHKKTLVSALHVWLDGFPEDWHEDNLQQILAFATKRLKRSDLHIKVLNRLERLIKQSLYGNGGGSGGSENNGHSWLSAARSQQMQQFMIPTHYGSSYDLTDQFNGMYLSPMGHGPIYRGPTHFLQAFRFPHVPVRHFAEQLTRMDTELFKRLIPHQCLGHTWARRDSGGSETVVATINQFNAVLFRVVSSILIDRLKPQERALNISRWIDIAQELRMLKNFSSLKAIISALNSNSIYRLSKIWEVLPKERMEVFTELANICSEDNNAWTLREVLKREGTAKNPDPGSDHSDRHLQKLILNLGTQTSHGTIPYLGTFLTDLTMIHTANPDYLTENKLINFDKKRKEFEVLAQIKLLQGAANTYNLQADALFDHWFNSMPVFDEREAFELSCRLEPPPPAPRKSVVSTNTSLTNTTASSTASIMGHRKTDSIHSNSSSGAGSQFYCELNSSTSSRHNSLDRDVHHQHASLMSASSSVSNLSLDSSNSGGRQSGKLTHSQSMGNGLKSHGNGTTNGGSPHINAQLVQPSSGTPHSAPDFYIIRVTYETDNIELDGIVLYKSIMLGNNERTPQVIRNAMLKLGLEDDPDRFTLAQVLPDKELVMPKNANVYYAVNTNYNLNFILRPRKEEGVAGS, from the exons ATGAGTCAAAATGTGGCCGACAGTTTG CCCACGTGGCGCCTTTGGGGCGAAGAGCACGAGAAGAATGCAATTTTCACCGTTTACCTGAAGAAAGTGCGATACCACCGACCGACGCCCACAGCCAGCAAT GACTCAGATGATGAGATTTCCCATCTGGAGTGGGAGACTGTACGCGTGCGTTTCGTTAAGGCGGCTACATTGGCTCGATTGGTGGAGGCGTTAGCCACCGACGACGGCGAGCTGGAGTCCACCTTCATCAACGTGTTCCTGTCCACATATCGCACCTTCTCCACACCCAAGCAGGTGCTCAGTCTGCTGACGCAACGGTACGATGCTCTGCATGAGAAGCACCTGGAGGAGTTGGAGCAGGCACAGCAAAATGGACAGGTCATGGATCCCGCCTACGATCCACACGCCTCCATTCACGAGCAGCACAAGAAAACCCTAGTCTCAGCGCTGCACGTCTGGCTGGATGGATTCCCGGAGGATTGGCACGAGGATAACCTGCAACAG ATCTTGGCATTTGCCACCAAGCGGCTGAAACGATCCGATCTGCACATCAAGGTGCTGAATCGTCTGGAACGGCTCATCAAACAGTCTCTCTATGGAAATGGAGGAGGAAGCGGTGGCTCGGAGAACAATGGTCATTCGTGGCTTTCCGCAGCGCGCTCACAACAGATGCAGCAATTCATGATTCCCACTCACTATGGCTCTTCGTATGACCTCACGGATCAGTTCAATGGCATGTACCTCTCGCCAATGGGCCACGGGCCCATCTATCGTGGACCTACCCACTTTCTGCAGGCATTCCGTTTTCCGCATGTGCCCGTCCGGCATTTTGCTGAGCAGTTGACCCGTATGGATACGGAACTCTTTAAGCGACTGATTCCCCACCAGTGCCTCGGACACACGTGGGCACGACGTGATAGTGGAGGATCCGAGACTGTGGTGGCCACCATCAACCAGTTTAATGCAGTGCTCTTCCGGGTGGTGTCCAGTATCCTGATCGATCGCCTGAAACCTCAG GAGCGCGCTCTGAACATTTCACGATGGATTGATATTGCCCAAGAGTTGCGCATGCTCAAAAACTTTAGTTCGCTCAAGGCCATCATTTCGGCTCTAAACTCCAATTCAATATACCGCCTCTCCAAGATCTGGGAAGTGCTGCCTAAAGAAAGG ATGGAAGTCTTTACGGAGCTGGCGAATATTTGCTCGGAGGATAACAATGCTTGGACTCTGCGAGAAGTGTTGAAACGAGAAGGAACGGCCAAAAATCCAGATCCAGGCAGTGATCACAGCGATAGGCATCTGCAGAAGCTTATTCTGAATTTGGGAACACAAACATCGCATGGAACGATACCCTATTTGGGTACATTCCTTACCGACCTGACCATGATCCATACGGCCAATCCGGACTACCTCACCGAGAATAAGCTCATAAACTTCGACAAGAAGCGCAAGGAGTTCGAAGTTCTGGCCCAGATCAAGTTACTTCAGGGAGCAGCTAACACATATAATCTCCAGGCGGATGCGCTCTTTGATCATTGGTTCAACTCAATGCCAGTGTTTGATGAGCGTGAAGCCTTTGAGCTGAGTTGTCGACTGGaaccaccaccgccggcgcCACGGAAATCGGTGGTCAGCACTAACACCTCTTTAACAAACACGACCGCCTCATCGACGGCTTCTATTATGGGCCACCGCAAGACTGACTCCATACACTCGAATTCGAGCAGCGGAGCGGGATCACAGTTCTACTGCGAACTAAACAGTAGTACCAGCTCCAGACATAACTCCTTGGATCGGGATGTCCACCATCAGCACGCCTCCTTGATGTCCGCCTCGAGTAGTGTGTCCAATCTGTCGTTGGACTCCAGTAACTCCGGCGGTCGGCAGTCCGGCAAGCTGACCCACTCTCAGTCTATGGGAAATGGTCTGAAATCTCACGGAAATGGCACTACGAATGGTGGATCGCCCCATATCAATGCTCAGTTGGTGCAACCATCAAGTGGAACCCCTCACTCTGCTCCCGATTTCTATATCATTCGGGTGACCTATGAAACAGACAACATCGAGCTGGATGGGATTGTGCTGTACAAGAGTATTATGCTGGGAAATAACGAGCGCACGCCGCAGGTTATCCGAAATGCGATGCTTAAATTGGGTCTGGAGGATGATCCGGATAGGTTTACTTTGGCGCAGGTCCTACCCGATAAGGAACTGGTGATGCCGAAGAATGCGAATGTCTACTACGCGGTTAACACGAACTACAACCTCAACTTCATCCTAAGACCGCGAAAGGAAGAGGGTGTGGCAGGAAGCTAG
- the Rgl gene encoding Ral guanine nucleotide dissociation stimulator-like, isoform E: MNFTSRANCKCPHSQKHQQKPALIKSHTCAYQLQDLTGYNRALMPPLDNTDFSNAWRQVNNNTTSQSCAYHQQRQQQQQQQDAKDSKRHYHHHTCPRQRKKSMTPVEPTHLCQKHQEAKQRRSRSASAKPRRNSSYHSYDDLDVSSAVLNAERKVVASLKYLCACTGATLRNLSKKTKDLHAKNYTYTKPTWRLWGEEHEKNAIFTVYLKKVRYHRPTPTASNDSDDEISHLEWETVRVRFVKAATLARLVEALATDDGELESTFINVFLSTYRTFSTPKQVLSLLTQRYDALHEKHLEELEQAQQNGQVMDPAYDPHASIHEQHKKTLVSALHVWLDGFPEDWHEDNLQQILAFATKRLKRSDLHIKVLNRLERLIKQSLYGNGGGSGGSENNGHSWLSAARSQQMQQFMIPTHYGSSYDLTDQFNGMYLSPMGHGPIYRGPTHFLQAFRFPHVPVRHFAEQLTRMDTELFKRLIPHQCLGHTWARRDSGGSETVVATINQFNAVLFRVVSSILIDRLKPQERALNISRWIDIAQELRMLKNFSSLKAIISALNSNSIYRLSKIWEVLPKERMEVFTELANICSEDNNAWTLREVLKREGTAKNPDPGSDHSDRHLQKLILNLGTQTSHGTIPYLGTFLTDLTMIHTANPDYLTENKLINFDKKRKEFEVLAQIKLLQGAANTYNLQADALFDHWFNSMPVFDEREAFELSCRLEPPPPAPRKSVVSTNTSLTNTTASSTASIMGHRKTDSIHSNSSSGAGSQFYCELNSSTSSRHNSLDRDVHHQHASLMSASSSVSNLSLDSSNSGGRQSGKLTHSQSMGNGLKSHGNGTTNGGSPHINAQLVQPSSGTPHSAPDFYIIRVTYETDNIELDGIVLYKSIMLGNNERTPQVIRNAMLKLGLEDDPDRFTLAQVLPDKELVMPKNANVYYAVNTNYNLNFILRPRKEEGVAGSXSTAVPLSQLWCLGYEGEE, encoded by the exons atg AATTTCACAAGTCGCGCCAACTGCAAATGCCCGCATAGCCAAAAGCACCAGCAGAAGCCCGCTCTGATCAAGAGTCACACCTGCGCCTATCAGCTGCAGGATCTGACAGGATATAATCGCGCCCTGATGCCTCCGCTGGATAACACGGACTTTAGCAATGCCTGGCGGCAGGTGAACAACAACACCACCAGCCAATCCTGCGCCTACcaccagcagcggcagcagcagcagcagcagcaggatgcAAAGGATTCCAAGAGGCACTATCACCATCACACCTGTCCAAGACAGCGGAAAAAGTCCATGACCCCGGTGGAGCCAACGCATTTGTGTCAAAAGCACCAGGAAGCCAAGCAGCGGCGATCTAGATCCGCATCTGCCAAGCCGCGCAGGAACAGTTCGTATCACTCCTATGACGACTTGGATGTCTCATCCGCGGTACTCAATGCGGAGCGAAAGGTGGTGGCCAGTTTAAAGTATCTATGCGCCTGCACGGGAGCCACTTTGAGGAATCTCTCCAAGAAAACCAAGGATCTGCATGCCAAAAACTATACCTACACGAAG CCCACGTGGCGCCTTTGGGGCGAAGAGCACGAGAAGAATGCAATTTTCACCGTTTACCTGAAGAAAGTGCGATACCACCGACCGACGCCCACAGCCAGCAAT GACTCAGATGATGAGATTTCCCATCTGGAGTGGGAGACTGTACGCGTGCGTTTCGTTAAGGCGGCTACATTGGCTCGATTGGTGGAGGCGTTAGCCACCGACGACGGCGAGCTGGAGTCCACCTTCATCAACGTGTTCCTGTCCACATATCGCACCTTCTCCACACCCAAGCAGGTGCTCAGTCTGCTGACGCAACGGTACGATGCTCTGCATGAGAAGCACCTGGAGGAGTTGGAGCAGGCACAGCAAAATGGACAGGTCATGGATCCCGCCTACGATCCACACGCCTCCATTCACGAGCAGCACAAGAAAACCCTAGTCTCAGCGCTGCACGTCTGGCTGGATGGATTCCCGGAGGATTGGCACGAGGATAACCTGCAACAG ATCTTGGCATTTGCCACCAAGCGGCTGAAACGATCCGATCTGCACATCAAGGTGCTGAATCGTCTGGAACGGCTCATCAAACAGTCTCTCTATGGAAATGGAGGAGGAAGCGGTGGCTCGGAGAACAATGGTCATTCGTGGCTTTCCGCAGCGCGCTCACAACAGATGCAGCAATTCATGATTCCCACTCACTATGGCTCTTCGTATGACCTCACGGATCAGTTCAATGGCATGTACCTCTCGCCAATGGGCCACGGGCCCATCTATCGTGGACCTACCCACTTTCTGCAGGCATTCCGTTTTCCGCATGTGCCCGTCCGGCATTTTGCTGAGCAGTTGACCCGTATGGATACGGAACTCTTTAAGCGACTGATTCCCCACCAGTGCCTCGGACACACGTGGGCACGACGTGATAGTGGAGGATCCGAGACTGTGGTGGCCACCATCAACCAGTTTAATGCAGTGCTCTTCCGGGTGGTGTCCAGTATCCTGATCGATCGCCTGAAACCTCAG GAGCGCGCTCTGAACATTTCACGATGGATTGATATTGCCCAAGAGTTGCGCATGCTCAAAAACTTTAGTTCGCTCAAGGCCATCATTTCGGCTCTAAACTCCAATTCAATATACCGCCTCTCCAAGATCTGGGAAGTGCTGCCTAAAGAAAGG ATGGAAGTCTTTACGGAGCTGGCGAATATTTGCTCGGAGGATAACAATGCTTGGACTCTGCGAGAAGTGTTGAAACGAGAAGGAACGGCCAAAAATCCAGATCCAGGCAGTGATCACAGCGATAGGCATCTGCAGAAGCTTATTCTGAATTTGGGAACACAAACATCGCATGGAACGATACCCTATTTGGGTACATTCCTTACCGACCTGACCATGATCCATACGGCCAATCCGGACTACCTCACCGAGAATAAGCTCATAAACTTCGACAAGAAGCGCAAGGAGTTCGAAGTTCTGGCCCAGATCAAGTTACTTCAGGGAGCAGCTAACACATATAATCTCCAGGCGGATGCGCTCTTTGATCATTGGTTCAACTCAATGCCAGTGTTTGATGAGCGTGAAGCCTTTGAGCTGAGTTGTCGACTGGaaccaccaccgccggcgcCACGGAAATCGGTGGTCAGCACTAACACCTCTTTAACAAACACGACCGCCTCATCGACGGCTTCTATTATGGGCCACCGCAAGACTGACTCCATACACTCGAATTCGAGCAGCGGAGCGGGATCACAGTTCTACTGCGAACTAAACAGTAGTACCAGCTCCAGACATAACTCCTTGGATCGGGATGTCCACCATCAGCACGCCTCCTTGATGTCCGCCTCGAGTAGTGTGTCCAATCTGTCGTTGGACTCCAGTAACTCCGGCGGTCGGCAGTCCGGCAAGCTGACCCACTCTCAGTCTATGGGAAATGGTCTGAAATCTCACGGAAATGGCACTACGAATGGTGGATCGCCCCATATCAATGCTCAGTTGGTGCAACCATCAAGTGGAACCCCTCACTCTGCTCCCGATTTCTATATCATTCGGGTGACCTATGAAACAGACAACATCGAGCTGGATGGGATTGTGCTGTACAAGAGTATTATGCTGGGAAATAACGAGCGCACGCCGCAGGTTATCCGAAATGCGATGCTTAAATTGGGTCTGGAGGATGATCCGGATAGGTTTACTTTGGCGCAGGTCCTACCCGATAAGGAACTGGTGATGCCGAAGAATGCGAATGTCTACTACGCGGTTAACACGAACTACAACCTCAACTTCATCCTAAGACCGCGAAAGGAAGAGGGTGTGGCAGGAAGCTAGTCCACAGCCGTGCCTCTGTCCCAATTGTGGTGTCTGGGATACGAGGGCGAGGAGTGA